Proteins encoded by one window of Salvia splendens isolate huo1 chromosome 7, SspV2, whole genome shotgun sequence:
- the LOC121810232 gene encoding putative wall-associated receptor kinase-like 11 isoform X1, producing the protein MMNPLQLISIFLLLSALFSAALQVKPGCQDRCGDLLIPYPFGVGLKCSLNPYFNISCDASTYPPKAFFSIMKKEVIEFNQTYIRLKNPYMISACYDSSTGNQHRMSVNLTGSPYMFSDVNVLTAIGCDDMVLLSNGSSYTGGCSVFCAYKNVTSSVGNCRFNGCCQQDIIGWDITRRDPRLVEAEVIDLSGKALRKKLFPCSYAFIQEKTFINESEFSYPLYYLDNSTALVNDNWASATRPPIVRLDWFVRSENCSRAKSSTTYACRHDKSVCVDSYYSNGITGYTCSCVQGYEGNPYLPGGCQTISSSIAKVECLDQCGEVLIPFPFGVGPSCYLEPSFEVVCNTATNPAKPFLRLLNTEIVELNSSKIVVNYMNIASTCYNMSDSRVGITKPEERRLTIDLLKTPYRLSDGNWINAIGCDFMAVGIIGEGKRSSIRSSCAAICLIKSTSWCNYGPVSFGGDGCCRVPIPRGTTYLEANLTELSERWTNTDVSCSYSFIQYIKEVDSYKHGFPFMKNSSDFRLDTAVKKPRSMALDWRIGVDNCKDAKDQAKFVCQDNSDCVDFDGGYLCNCTKGYKGNPYLNPGCQDIDECADNSTNTCVSNSICENDVGTFHCSCPKGYIGDGKKDGIGCIQKPPSKTKMNIVIGVGSGLGFVLIFLVVYWLYKLLQKRKNEMVKKKFFKRNGGLLLQQQANECTLGKTKVFSAKELEVATDDFNESRIVGQGGQGVVYKGMLCDGKLVAIKKSRLVVENQLEQFINEVVILSQLNHKNVVKLLGCCLETEVPMLVYEFMPNGTLFGMIHDQSSEFLRTWNMRLKIAADIAGALAYLHYASSVPIYHRDIKSSNILVDEKYVVKVSDFGTSRSVAKDQTHLTTLVKGTFGYFDPEYFQSSQFTEKSDVYSFGVVLVELLSGQRPISFDKPEEERGLATWFLTCMEGKCVEKILDPQILGQGKKKEVILVAKLAQRCLNPKGRMRPTMKEVATELESLRISGMSRGAKVESEDVRYFEDMPTMNSDIEGPWENIYKNASTSNTHPLC; encoded by the exons ATGATGAATCCTCTGCAACTTATCTCTATTTTCTTACTTCTCTCAGCTTTATTCTCAGCCGCTCTACAGGTCAAACCTGGTTGCCAGGATCGGTGTGGAGATTTACTGATTCCATATCCCTTCGGAGTCGGCCTAAAATGCAGCCTCAACCCATATTTTAACATCAGCTGCGATGCTTCCACTTACCCTCCAAAAGCTTTCTTCTCTATTATGAAAAAAGAAGTCATTGAATTTAATCAAACTTACATTCGCCTCAAAAACCCTTACATGATTTCTGCTTGTTATGATTCGTCCACAGGCAATCAACATCGTATGAGTGTAAACCTGACAGGAAGTCCCTATATGTTTTCGGATGTAAACGTGCTCACTGCCATCGGTTGTGATGATATGGTGCTGCTATCCAACGGAAGTTCCTACACTGGTGGCTGCTCGGTGTTTTGCGCGTACAAGAATGTTACAAGCAGCGTCGGAAATTGCCGTTTTAATGGCTGTTGCCAGCAAGATATCATAG GTTGGGATATTACAAGAAGGGACCCAAGATTGGTGGAAGCAGAAGTAATTGACTTGAGCGGAAAAGCACTACGCAAAAAGCTGTTTCCATGCAGCTATGCTTTTATTCAGGAGAAAACTTTTATAAATGAAAGCGAATTTTCATATCCTTTGTACTACCTGGACAACTCAACAGCATTGGTAAATGATAATTGGGCATCAGCAACAAGACCGCCAATCGTGCGCTTGGACTGGTTTGTTCGGAGCGAGAACTGCAGTCGAGCTAAGAGTTCAACAACTTACGCATGTCGACACGACAAGAGTGTTTGTGTTGATAGCTATTACAGTAATGGTATTACAGGATACACATGTAGCTGCGTTCAAGGATACGAGGGAAATCCTTACTTACCGGGAGGATGCCAAA CAATTTCTAGTTCAATTGCCAAAGTTGAATGCTTAGATCAATGTGGGGAAGTATTGATTCCATTTCCATTTGGTGTGGGACCAAGTTGCTACTTGGAACCGTCTTTCGAAGTTGTTTGCAACACGGCCACCAACCCAGCTAAACCATTCCTCCGCCTCTTAAATACTGAAATCGTTGAGCTGAACTCATCAAAAATTGTGGTCAACTATATGAACATAGCTTCAACTTGCTACAATATGTCAGACTCTCGAGTTGGAATTACTAAGCCAGAGGAGCGAAGATTGACTATTGACTTGTTGAAAACGCCATATAGATTATCAGATGGTAACTGGATCAATGCAATTGGTTGTGATTTTATGGCTGTTGGGATTATTGGAGAGGGCAAACGTAGTTCCATTCGCAGCAGTTGCGCAGCCATTTGTCTTATAAAGTCTACCTCATGGTGCAATTATGGACCAGTATCATTTGGAGGTGATGGCTGTTGTAGAGTACCCATTCCAAGAG GTACGACTTATCTTGAAGCAAATTTGACCGAGCTTAGTGAACGATGGACAAATACTGATGTTTCTTGCAGCTACTCCTTCATTCAATACATTAAAGAAGTAGATAGTTATAAGCATGGATTTCCGTTTATGAAGAACTCATCGGACTTCCGACTTGATACGGCAGTGAAAAAACCGAGGAGCATGGCTTTAGATTGGAGAATTGGAGTGGATAATTGCAAAGATGCGAAAGATCAGGCTAAGTTCGTGTGTCAAGATAACAGTGATTGTGTTGATTTTGATGGAGGATACCTCTGCAACTGCACCAAAGGATACAAAGGAAATCCTTACCTTAATCCAGGGTGCCAAG ATATTGATGAATGCGCTGATAATTCAACTAACACATGCGTCTCAAATTCAATTTGCGAAAATGATGTTGGGACGTTCCATTGTTCATGTCCAAAAGGATATATTGGTGATGGGAAGAAAGACGGTATAGGTTGCATTCAGAAACCGCCATCGAAAACCAAGATGAATATCGTTATAG GTGTAGGATCTGGATTGGGGTTTGTGCTTATATTCTTAGTGGTCTATTGGTTGTATAAACtattgcaaaagagaaagaatgaAATGGTTAAAAAGAAATTCTTCAAACGAAATGGTGGTCTTCTCTTGCAACAACAGGCGAATGAATGCACACTTGGAAAAACAAAAGTTTTCTCTGCAAAAGAATTGGAGGTAGCCACAGATGACTTTAACGAAAGCAGAATTGTTGGACAAGGGGGCCAAGGCGTTGTCTACAAAGGTATGTTATGTGATGGTAAGCTTGTGGCGATAAAAAAATCAAGGTTGGTCGTGGAGAATCAATTAGAACAGTTTATAAATGAGGTGGTGATATTATCACAACTCAATCATAAGAATGTGGTCAAGTTATTAGGGTGTTGTTTAGAGACTGAGGTTCCTATGTTGGTTTATGAATTCATGCCAAATGGGACATTGTTTGGTATGATTCATGATCAGAGTAGTGAATTTCTACGTACATGGAACATGCGCTTGAAAATCGCAGCAGATATAGCAGGGGCACTAGCGTACTTACACTATGCATCTTCTGTGCCTATTTATCACAGAGACATCAAGTCTAGTAATATCCTTGTAGATGAAAAGTATGTTGTTAAAGTATCAGATTTTGGAACTTCAAGATCGGTTGCTAAAGATCAGACTCACTTGACTACTCTAGTCAAAGGGACTTTTGGATATTTTGATCCAGAGTATTTTCAGTCGAGTCAGTTCACAGAAAAGAGCGATGTTTATAGTTTTGGGGTGGTTCTTGTTGAGCTTCTCTCTGGGCAAAGGCCGATATCATTCGATAAGCCAGAAGAGGAGAGAGGTCTAGCAACATGGTTCCTTACATGCATGGAAGGAAAATGTGTGGAAAAAATTTTAGATCCTCAAATTTTGGGACAAGGAAAAAAGAAAGAGGTGATTCTAGTTGCGAAGCTAGCACAAAGATGTTTGAACCCAAAAGGGAGAATGCGACCAACTATGAAAGAAGTGGCTACAGAATTGGAAAGTTTGAGGATTTCTggaatgtctagaggtgctaaaGTTGAATCAGAAGATGTGCGATACTTTGAAGATATGCCTACGATGAATTCAGACATTGAGGGCCCATGGGAAAATATTTATAAGAATGCATCGACATCAAACACACATCCCTTATGCTAG
- the LOC121810232 gene encoding wall-associated receptor kinase-like 1 isoform X2, translating into MMNPLQLISIFLLLSALFSAALQVKPGCQDRCGDLLIPYPFGVGLKCSLNPYFNISCDASTYPPKAFFSIMKKEVIEFNQTYIRLKNPYMISACYDSSTGNQHRMSVNLTGSPYMFSDVNVLTAIGCDDMVLLSNGSSYTGGCSVFCAYKNVTSSVGNCRFNGCCQQDIIGWDITRRDPRLVEAEVIDLSGKALRKKLFPCSYAFIQEKTFINESEFSYPLYYLDNSTALVNDNWASATRPPIVRLDWFVRSENCSRAKSSTTYACRHDKSVCVDSYYSNGITGYTCSCVQGYEGNPYLPGGCQTISSSIAKVECLDQCGEVLIPFPFGVGPSCYLEPSFEVVCNTATNPAKPFLRLLNTEIVELNSSKIVVNYMNIASTCYNMSDSRVGITKPEERRLTIDLLKTPYRLSDGNWINAIGCDFMAVGIIGEGKRSSIRSSCAAICLIKSTSWCNYGPVSFGGDGCCRVPIPRVKKPRSMALDWRIGVDNCKDAKDQAKFVCQDNSDCVDFDGGYLCNCTKGYKGNPYLNPGCQDIDECADNSTNTCVSNSICENDVGTFHCSCPKGYIGDGKKDGIGCIQKPPSKTKMNIVIGVGSGLGFVLIFLVVYWLYKLLQKRKNEMVKKKFFKRNGGLLLQQQANECTLGKTKVFSAKELEVATDDFNESRIVGQGGQGVVYKGMLCDGKLVAIKKSRLVVENQLEQFINEVVILSQLNHKNVVKLLGCCLETEVPMLVYEFMPNGTLFGMIHDQSSEFLRTWNMRLKIAADIAGALAYLHYASSVPIYHRDIKSSNILVDEKYVVKVSDFGTSRSVAKDQTHLTTLVKGTFGYFDPEYFQSSQFTEKSDVYSFGVVLVELLSGQRPISFDKPEEERGLATWFLTCMEGKCVEKILDPQILGQGKKKEVILVAKLAQRCLNPKGRMRPTMKEVATELESLRISGMSRGAKVESEDVRYFEDMPTMNSDIEGPWENIYKNASTSNTHPLC; encoded by the exons ATGATGAATCCTCTGCAACTTATCTCTATTTTCTTACTTCTCTCAGCTTTATTCTCAGCCGCTCTACAGGTCAAACCTGGTTGCCAGGATCGGTGTGGAGATTTACTGATTCCATATCCCTTCGGAGTCGGCCTAAAATGCAGCCTCAACCCATATTTTAACATCAGCTGCGATGCTTCCACTTACCCTCCAAAAGCTTTCTTCTCTATTATGAAAAAAGAAGTCATTGAATTTAATCAAACTTACATTCGCCTCAAAAACCCTTACATGATTTCTGCTTGTTATGATTCGTCCACAGGCAATCAACATCGTATGAGTGTAAACCTGACAGGAAGTCCCTATATGTTTTCGGATGTAAACGTGCTCACTGCCATCGGTTGTGATGATATGGTGCTGCTATCCAACGGAAGTTCCTACACTGGTGGCTGCTCGGTGTTTTGCGCGTACAAGAATGTTACAAGCAGCGTCGGAAATTGCCGTTTTAATGGCTGTTGCCAGCAAGATATCATAG GTTGGGATATTACAAGAAGGGACCCAAGATTGGTGGAAGCAGAAGTAATTGACTTGAGCGGAAAAGCACTACGCAAAAAGCTGTTTCCATGCAGCTATGCTTTTATTCAGGAGAAAACTTTTATAAATGAAAGCGAATTTTCATATCCTTTGTACTACCTGGACAACTCAACAGCATTGGTAAATGATAATTGGGCATCAGCAACAAGACCGCCAATCGTGCGCTTGGACTGGTTTGTTCGGAGCGAGAACTGCAGTCGAGCTAAGAGTTCAACAACTTACGCATGTCGACACGACAAGAGTGTTTGTGTTGATAGCTATTACAGTAATGGTATTACAGGATACACATGTAGCTGCGTTCAAGGATACGAGGGAAATCCTTACTTACCGGGAGGATGCCAAA CAATTTCTAGTTCAATTGCCAAAGTTGAATGCTTAGATCAATGTGGGGAAGTATTGATTCCATTTCCATTTGGTGTGGGACCAAGTTGCTACTTGGAACCGTCTTTCGAAGTTGTTTGCAACACGGCCACCAACCCAGCTAAACCATTCCTCCGCCTCTTAAATACTGAAATCGTTGAGCTGAACTCATCAAAAATTGTGGTCAACTATATGAACATAGCTTCAACTTGCTACAATATGTCAGACTCTCGAGTTGGAATTACTAAGCCAGAGGAGCGAAGATTGACTATTGACTTGTTGAAAACGCCATATAGATTATCAGATGGTAACTGGATCAATGCAATTGGTTGTGATTTTATGGCTGTTGGGATTATTGGAGAGGGCAAACGTAGTTCCATTCGCAGCAGTTGCGCAGCCATTTGTCTTATAAAGTCTACCTCATGGTGCAATTATGGACCAGTATCATTTGGAGGTGATGGCTGTTGTAGAGTACCCATTCCAAGAG TGAAAAAACCGAGGAGCATGGCTTTAGATTGGAGAATTGGAGTGGATAATTGCAAAGATGCGAAAGATCAGGCTAAGTTCGTGTGTCAAGATAACAGTGATTGTGTTGATTTTGATGGAGGATACCTCTGCAACTGCACCAAAGGATACAAAGGAAATCCTTACCTTAATCCAGGGTGCCAAG ATATTGATGAATGCGCTGATAATTCAACTAACACATGCGTCTCAAATTCAATTTGCGAAAATGATGTTGGGACGTTCCATTGTTCATGTCCAAAAGGATATATTGGTGATGGGAAGAAAGACGGTATAGGTTGCATTCAGAAACCGCCATCGAAAACCAAGATGAATATCGTTATAG GTGTAGGATCTGGATTGGGGTTTGTGCTTATATTCTTAGTGGTCTATTGGTTGTATAAACtattgcaaaagagaaagaatgaAATGGTTAAAAAGAAATTCTTCAAACGAAATGGTGGTCTTCTCTTGCAACAACAGGCGAATGAATGCACACTTGGAAAAACAAAAGTTTTCTCTGCAAAAGAATTGGAGGTAGCCACAGATGACTTTAACGAAAGCAGAATTGTTGGACAAGGGGGCCAAGGCGTTGTCTACAAAGGTATGTTATGTGATGGTAAGCTTGTGGCGATAAAAAAATCAAGGTTGGTCGTGGAGAATCAATTAGAACAGTTTATAAATGAGGTGGTGATATTATCACAACTCAATCATAAGAATGTGGTCAAGTTATTAGGGTGTTGTTTAGAGACTGAGGTTCCTATGTTGGTTTATGAATTCATGCCAAATGGGACATTGTTTGGTATGATTCATGATCAGAGTAGTGAATTTCTACGTACATGGAACATGCGCTTGAAAATCGCAGCAGATATAGCAGGGGCACTAGCGTACTTACACTATGCATCTTCTGTGCCTATTTATCACAGAGACATCAAGTCTAGTAATATCCTTGTAGATGAAAAGTATGTTGTTAAAGTATCAGATTTTGGAACTTCAAGATCGGTTGCTAAAGATCAGACTCACTTGACTACTCTAGTCAAAGGGACTTTTGGATATTTTGATCCAGAGTATTTTCAGTCGAGTCAGTTCACAGAAAAGAGCGATGTTTATAGTTTTGGGGTGGTTCTTGTTGAGCTTCTCTCTGGGCAAAGGCCGATATCATTCGATAAGCCAGAAGAGGAGAGAGGTCTAGCAACATGGTTCCTTACATGCATGGAAGGAAAATGTGTGGAAAAAATTTTAGATCCTCAAATTTTGGGACAAGGAAAAAAGAAAGAGGTGATTCTAGTTGCGAAGCTAGCACAAAGATGTTTGAACCCAAAAGGGAGAATGCGACCAACTATGAAAGAAGTGGCTACAGAATTGGAAAGTTTGAGGATTTCTggaatgtctagaggtgctaaaGTTGAATCAGAAGATGTGCGATACTTTGAAGATATGCCTACGATGAATTCAGACATTGAGGGCCCATGGGAAAATATTTATAAGAATGCATCGACATCAAACACACATCCCTTATGCTAG